A window from Alkalicoccobacillus plakortidis encodes these proteins:
- the cmk gene encoding (d)CMP kinase: MSDSVNIAIDGPAGAGKSTVAKLVSEELGFLYIDTGAMYRTLTLAALRKNVNTLNEIELSHLLSTCHIQLLVDQKGSRVLLNEEDVTEDIRSTEVNQNVSLVSSYQSVREEMVERQRQLAIKTNSVLDGRDIGTYVLPNAQLKIFLTASVTERARRRHEEQLSKGMPSDYEQLKADIAKRDELDSTRAFAPLKKAEDAIEIDTTTLSISEVAQAITDLAKERTR; this comes from the coding sequence ATGAGTGATTCGGTGAATATTGCGATTGATGGACCTGCTGGTGCCGGGAAAAGTACAGTAGCTAAATTAGTATCAGAAGAACTTGGTTTTTTGTATATTGATACAGGAGCTATGTATAGAACTTTGACGCTAGCTGCTCTAAGAAAAAATGTAAACACACTTAATGAAATTGAATTAAGTCATTTGTTAAGCACATGCCATATTCAGTTATTAGTCGATCAGAAGGGGTCTAGAGTACTCCTTAATGAAGAAGATGTTACGGAAGATATCCGTTCCACTGAAGTAAATCAAAATGTATCACTAGTTTCAAGCTATCAATCAGTTCGTGAAGAAATGGTTGAACGTCAACGCCAACTTGCTATTAAAACAAATAGTGTACTTGATGGTCGCGATATTGGTACTTACGTGCTTCCTAATGCACAGCTTAAGATCTTTTTAACTGCATCTGTAACAGAGCGAGCACGTCGACGCCATGAAGAGCAGTTAAGCAAAGGTATGCCATCAGATTATGAACAGTTAAAAGCAGATATCGCAAAACGTGATGAGTTAGATTCTACTAGAGCGTTTGCTCCACTTAAAAAAGCAGAAGACGCAATAGAGATTGACACAACGACCTTATCTATTTCCGAAGTTGCCCAAGCTATTACGGATTTGGCGAAGGAGCGAACGAGATAG
- the rpsA gene encoding 30S ribosomal protein S1 gives MVEDMNNEVSELKSFSVGDIVTGKVTKVEEKQAFVDVGFKVDGIVPISELSSLHVETVGDVLAVDDELELKIQKVTDDELVLSKRAVLAEQAWERLQEAYHSEEIIEAEVADVVKGGLVVDVGVRGFIPASLVERHFVEDFTDYKGRTLRLKVAEIDKEHNKLILSQRAVLDEELELNKRQVLDSLKPGDTVDGTVQRITNFGAFVDVGGVDGLVHISQLAHYRVETPSEIVSEGDKVKVKILSVDTNSERVSLSIKDTEPGPWEKVAQQFSVGDVVEGTVKRLVSFGAFVEIAPGIEGLVHISQIANRHIGTPGEVLSEEETVQVKVLEVSAEDKRVSLSIRELLTDDQGSQEYAQYDKNREEDSGGFSLGDMIGDQLKKYKQ, from the coding sequence ATGGTCGAAGATATGAATAATGAAGTATCTGAATTGAAATCATTTTCTGTAGGAGACATTGTGACTGGTAAAGTAACAAAGGTAGAGGAAAAGCAAGCCTTTGTTGATGTAGGTTTCAAGGTAGATGGCATTGTGCCAATTAGTGAACTATCAAGCCTGCATGTTGAAACAGTCGGTGATGTTTTAGCCGTAGATGACGAACTCGAACTCAAAATTCAAAAAGTCACTGATGACGAATTGGTTCTATCCAAGCGAGCCGTTTTGGCCGAACAAGCATGGGAACGACTCCAAGAGGCCTATCATTCAGAAGAAATTATTGAGGCTGAGGTAGCAGATGTTGTAAAGGGTGGATTGGTCGTTGATGTTGGCGTCCGTGGATTTATCCCTGCTTCCTTAGTAGAACGTCACTTTGTAGAGGATTTTACTGACTATAAAGGACGTACACTTCGCTTAAAAGTAGCGGAAATTGATAAGGAACATAATAAACTCATCCTTTCTCAACGAGCTGTACTTGATGAAGAATTAGAGTTGAACAAGCGTCAAGTTCTTGATTCACTTAAACCAGGAGATACAGTGGATGGTACAGTACAACGAATAACAAACTTTGGTGCTTTTGTTGATGTTGGAGGGGTAGATGGACTTGTTCATATCTCACAACTTGCACATTATAGAGTTGAAACCCCATCTGAAATTGTATCTGAAGGTGATAAGGTCAAAGTGAAAATTCTCTCAGTAGATACAAATAGTGAACGTGTCTCTCTTTCAATTAAAGACACAGAACCTGGTCCATGGGAGAAAGTGGCTCAACAGTTTTCAGTTGGTGATGTTGTAGAAGGAACTGTAAAACGCCTTGTTTCGTTTGGCGCATTTGTCGAGATTGCACCTGGTATTGAAGGACTTGTTCACATTTCCCAAATTGCAAACCGCCACATTGGAACACCAGGTGAGGTGTTATCGGAAGAAGAAACTGTTCAAGTGAAAGTACTTGAAGTAAGTGCTGAAGATAAACGAGTCTCCTTAAGTATCAGAGAATTATTAACTGATGATCAAGGAAGTCAAGAATATGCCCAATATGACAAGAACCGAGAAGAAGATTCTGGTGGCTTTTCATTAGGCGACATGATTGGCGACCAACTAAAAAAATACAAACAATAG
- a CDS encoding YphA family membrane protein produces the protein MEGLVMFWLGWTAWVVVTFLVPKTSNRYGFALFILLFIIFYSININMLSGSINLGFIWLTVSCYWFFHRQTKRNLISSFFWVWVITAIYAGFTLWSIFDPIILIANKEWMVAGLLYVVSSLLIKSTYVRLIAVTLGIMHGELLLNLVLSKIWGTYEVGSGLFFDGLAASLLILFVHLLLQNTLRFLRRLTENSSQATQSL, from the coding sequence ATGGAAGGATTAGTGATGTTTTGGCTCGGCTGGACAGCCTGGGTTGTTGTCACATTTTTAGTGCCAAAAACAAGTAATAGATATGGTTTTGCACTGTTTATTTTATTGTTTATTATTTTTTACTCAATAAACATTAACATGTTGTCAGGGTCAATAAACCTTGGGTTCATTTGGCTAACTGTTAGCTGTTATTGGTTTTTTCATAGACAGACTAAAAGAAATTTAATTTCATCATTTTTTTGGGTTTGGGTAATAACAGCCATTTACGCAGGGTTCACACTTTGGTCAATCTTTGATCCTATTATCTTGATTGCGAACAAAGAATGGATGGTAGCAGGACTTTTATATGTTGTTTCGTCCTTACTCATCAAATCAACATACGTACGTTTAATTGCCGTAACACTTGGTATTATGCATGGTGAGCTGTTGCTTAATCTCGTATTATCAAAAATATGGGGTACTTACGAGGTCGGAAGTGGGTTGTTCTTTGATGGATTAGCAGCAAGTTTACTCATTTTATTTGTACATCTTCTCCTCCAAAACACCCTTCGATTCTTGCGGCGTTTAACTGAAAATAGCTCCCAGGCTACACAGAGCCTATAA
- the der gene encoding ribosome biogenesis GTPase Der has translation MTKPVVAIVGRPNVGKSTIFNRIVGERIAIVEDIPGVTRDRIYSKGEWLDTEFQVIDTGGIEIGDEPLLVQMRAQAELAIKESDVIIFMVNGREGITNADQEVAKLLFRSKKPVVLAVNKIDNVEMQQQLYEFYSLGMGEPFGISGSHGLGLGDLLDEVKSHFPDEEDDSYDPDTIRIALIGRPNVGKSSLVNGMLGEDRVIVSDIAGTTRDAIDTPFSKDDQDYVVIDTAGMRKRGKVYESTEKYSVLRALKAIERADVVLVVLNAEEGIIEQDKKIAGYAHEAGRAIVFVVNKWDAVLDKDDKTMQNFERKIREEFLFLTYAPILFLSALTRQRMQHLLPLVNKVAENHTLRVPTHVLNDMIMDAVVMNPTPTDKGKRLKINYVTQVAVGPPTFVFFVNEPELMHFSYQRFLENRLRATFELEGTPVKIISRKKND, from the coding sequence GTGACTAAACCAGTCGTGGCCATTGTAGGACGTCCTAACGTCGGAAAATCTACAATTTTTAATCGTATTGTTGGAGAAAGAATTGCGATTGTGGAAGATATTCCTGGAGTAACACGTGATCGAATCTATAGCAAAGGTGAATGGTTGGATACGGAATTTCAGGTGATCGATACAGGCGGTATTGAAATTGGAGACGAACCTCTACTTGTTCAGATGCGTGCTCAAGCAGAATTAGCAATTAAAGAATCAGATGTTATTATTTTTATGGTTAATGGGCGTGAAGGCATAACGAATGCTGATCAGGAAGTAGCTAAACTTTTGTTCCGTTCTAAGAAACCTGTTGTTCTTGCTGTGAATAAAATTGATAACGTCGAAATGCAACAGCAACTATATGAATTTTATTCATTAGGAATGGGAGAGCCATTTGGTATTTCTGGTTCACATGGATTAGGTCTGGGAGATCTTCTAGATGAGGTTAAGAGCCATTTTCCAGATGAAGAAGACGATTCGTACGACCCTGATACGATTCGTATTGCATTAATCGGTCGACCAAATGTGGGGAAATCTTCTCTCGTAAATGGCATGCTTGGAGAAGACCGAGTTATTGTCAGTGATATCGCTGGAACGACAAGAGACGCAATTGATACTCCTTTTTCTAAGGATGATCAAGACTATGTTGTCATTGATACAGCAGGTATGCGCAAACGTGGGAAAGTGTATGAATCAACGGAGAAATATAGTGTGCTTCGAGCATTAAAAGCAATTGAGCGAGCTGATGTCGTGTTAGTTGTATTAAATGCTGAAGAAGGTATTATCGAGCAAGACAAAAAAATCGCAGGTTATGCCCATGAAGCGGGACGAGCCATTGTGTTTGTTGTTAATAAATGGGATGCGGTTCTAGACAAAGATGATAAAACGATGCAAAATTTCGAACGTAAAATTCGTGAAGAGTTTCTATTCTTAACATATGCACCGATTCTATTTTTATCTGCGTTGACACGTCAACGTATGCAGCATTTGTTACCACTTGTTAATAAAGTAGCTGAAAATCACACACTACGAGTTCCAACTCATGTGCTTAACGACATGATTATGGATGCAGTTGTGATGAATCCAACTCCAACTGACAAAGGGAAACGTCTGAAGATTAATTATGTTACTCAGGTTGCTGTTGGACCACCAACCTTTGTCTTTTTTGTGAATGAGCCTGAACTCATGCACTTTTCTTATCAGAGGTTCTTAGAAAATCGACTGCGTGCTACATTTGAGCTTGAAGGAACACCAGTTAAAATCATTTCTAGAAAGAAAAATGATTAA
- the plsY gene encoding glycerol-3-phosphate 1-O-acyltransferase PlsY yields MGLALLVSIIIGYLLGSVSFSYLIGRKLLKLDIRTMGSGNAGATNTLRIMGKGPAISVLVLDILKGIIAVWIGVWLGDGNAWVPALAGLAAILGHNWPIYFGFRGGKGAATTIGVIATLVLIPALTAGVIAILSIVLTRYVSLGSLLFVILTPLTTWLFMNHYDYPIEYIYLTLAVAMLSLWKHRTNIKRLATGTENKLGSKKGA; encoded by the coding sequence ATGGGACTAGCCCTTCTGGTTTCCATAATTATTGGCTATTTATTAGGTTCCGTTAGCTTTAGTTATCTCATTGGTAGAAAGCTACTCAAGCTAGACATCCGGACCATGGGAAGCGGCAATGCAGGAGCAACAAACACACTGAGAATAATGGGCAAAGGCCCGGCTATCTCCGTTTTGGTCTTGGATATTCTAAAAGGTATCATTGCGGTATGGATTGGTGTTTGGCTTGGAGATGGCAATGCCTGGGTGCCGGCGCTTGCAGGTCTTGCAGCGATTCTTGGACATAATTGGCCCATCTATTTTGGTTTTCGAGGAGGCAAGGGAGCGGCAACGACAATCGGTGTCATTGCTACTCTTGTCTTAATTCCTGCACTAACAGCAGGTGTCATTGCTATTTTAAGTATTGTTCTTACACGTTATGTTTCACTTGGGTCGCTCCTTTTTGTGATATTGACCCCTTTAACTACATGGTTATTTATGAATCATTATGATTATCCAATTGAGTATATTTATTTAACTTTAGCAGTAGCAATGCTTTCTTTATGGAAACATCGTACAAATATTAAACGTTTGGCTACTGGAACAGAAAATAAGCTAGGGTCAAAAAAAGGTGCATAA
- a CDS encoding NAD(P)H-dependent glycerol-3-phosphate dehydrogenase has translation MTTIAVLGSGSWGTALGMVLADNGHDVRMWARRSDQIEEINTKKTNARYLPDVILPENMVGFTSLQEAVHPVDVVVLAVPVKAIREETKKLLEVAVHPLTIIHVSKGIEPGTQKRVSEMIEEEAAGHSLLKAVVALSGPSHAEEVSRRQPTTVTVSSLQTDASQQAQDLFMNQNFRVYTHTDLVGVELGGALKNIIALVCGVTNGLGYGDNTKAAIMTRGLAEITRMGVKLGADPLTFSGLSGLGDLIVTCTSVHSRNFRAGKMIGQGLSLDEVLDQMGMAVEGVRTTQAAFEMAKRFEVEMPITNAIYNVLFNDVLPHDAAGELMGRVKKHEEEQLGK, from the coding sequence ATGACAACAATTGCTGTTTTAGGATCTGGAAGTTGGGGTACTGCACTTGGTATGGTTCTAGCTGACAACGGACATGATGTTCGAATGTGGGCGAGAAGGTCAGATCAAATTGAAGAAATAAACACCAAAAAGACAAATGCTCGCTATTTGCCGGATGTTATCCTTCCAGAAAACATGGTAGGTTTCACAAGCTTGCAAGAAGCTGTTCATCCAGTCGACGTTGTGGTATTAGCTGTACCCGTTAAAGCCATTCGAGAAGAGACAAAAAAGCTACTTGAGGTTGCTGTTCATCCACTTACGATTATTCATGTAAGTAAAGGAATTGAACCTGGTACTCAAAAGCGTGTATCTGAAATGATTGAAGAAGAAGCGGCAGGTCATTCATTACTTAAAGCGGTTGTTGCGTTGTCTGGTCCTAGCCATGCAGAAGAGGTAAGTCGTCGACAGCCTACTACGGTTACTGTTTCTTCTTTACAAACGGATGCGTCTCAACAGGCGCAAGATCTTTTTATGAATCAAAATTTTCGAGTCTACACACATACTGACCTTGTTGGAGTTGAACTTGGTGGAGCCTTAAAAAATATTATTGCTCTTGTATGTGGAGTAACAAATGGACTTGGCTATGGTGATAATACAAAAGCGGCTATTATGACTCGAGGTCTTGCTGAAATTACTCGGATGGGTGTAAAGCTTGGAGCAGATCCACTCACTTTTTCGGGGTTGTCAGGTCTAGGGGATTTAATTGTTACTTGCACAAGTGTTCATTCTAGAAACTTCCGAGCAGGAAAAATGATTGGTCAAGGTTTGTCATTAGATGAAGTCCTCGATCAAATGGGTATGGCTGTAGAGGGAGTTAGAACAACACAAGCTGCTTTTGAGATGGCCAAACGTTTTGAAGTTGAGATGCCAATTACAAATGCAATATATAATGTTCTCTTTAATGATGTGTTACCTCATGACGCAGCTGGTGAACTAATGGGTCGTGTGAAAAAGCATGAAGAAGAGCAACTAGGTAAGTAA
- a CDS encoding stage VI sporulation protein F — MSQNKDSSFFDQIQKNTKVRPDELLKLANSVSKSNLKDEATVRKLIHQVSQLAGKPVTKEKEDQLVQAIIKNNVPADFASLSKMFNKK; from the coding sequence ATGTCTCAAAATAAGGATTCATCTTTTTTTGATCAAATTCAAAAAAATACAAAAGTTAGACCAGACGAATTGCTGAAGTTGGCTAATTCAGTAAGTAAATCAAACTTAAAAGACGAAGCAACAGTAAGAAAATTAATACATCAGGTCTCACAGCTAGCGGGTAAACCAGTTACTAAAGAAAAAGAAGATCAGCTTGTTCAAGCGATTATAAAGAATAATGTACCTGCTGATTTTGCATCCCTTTCAAAAATGTTTAATAAAAAATAA
- a CDS encoding DUF2768 domain-containing protein, with the protein MSQAMLHMYISFAGMILMFVSAALALFSRTKLKGIIQKIVLSISFMCLMVSGIIVFYIVIGGPTSTFE; encoded by the coding sequence ATGTCACAGGCAATGCTTCACATGTATATTTCTTTTGCTGGAATGATATTGATGTTTGTGTCTGCTGCCCTAGCCTTATTTAGTCGAACAAAATTAAAGGGTATTATTCAAAAGATTGTGTTATCCATCTCATTTATGTGTTTAATGGTTTCAGGTATAATCGTTTTTTATATTGTGATAGGTGGACCAACCTCAACATTTGAATAA
- the spoIVA gene encoding stage IV sporulation protein A, protein MEKVDIFKDIAERTGGDIYLGVVGAVRTGKSTFIKKFMELVVLPNIENESEKVRAQDELPQSAAGKTIMTTEPKFVPNQAVSIHVGDGLDVNIRLVDCVGYAVPGAKGYEDENGPRMINTPWYEEPIPFQEAAEIGTRKVIQEHSTLGVVITSDGTIGDIPRYDYVDSETRVIEELKEVGKPFIMVVNSVRPYHPETEKLRAQLAEEHDIPVLSMSIESMTDQDIQNVLREVLFEFPVHEVNVNLPSWVMVLHQEHWLRQSYEESVRETVKDIKRLRDVDRVVGHFTEFDFIDDARLVGIEMGHGIAEIDLYAPDTLYDEVLKEVVGVEIRGKDHLLSLMQDFAHAKSEYDQVSDALQMVKQTGYGIAAPALSDMSLDEPEIIRQGARFGVRLKAVAPSIHMIKVDVESEFAPIIGTEKQSEELVRYLMQDFEENPLSIWNSDIFGRSLNSIVREGISAKLSLMPENARYKLKETLERIINEGSGGLIAIIL, encoded by the coding sequence GTGGAAAAGGTAGACATCTTCAAGGATATTGCAGAACGTACAGGCGGGGATATTTATTTAGGAGTAGTGGGAGCCGTTCGCACGGGTAAATCAACGTTTATTAAGAAGTTTATGGAACTAGTTGTCCTGCCAAACATTGAAAATGAATCCGAAAAGGTTCGAGCGCAGGATGAACTGCCTCAATCAGCAGCTGGTAAAACAATTATGACCACAGAGCCAAAATTTGTACCAAATCAGGCCGTATCTATTCATGTAGGGGACGGTCTTGATGTAAACATCCGATTGGTTGACTGTGTCGGCTATGCAGTACCTGGTGCCAAGGGATATGAGGATGAAAATGGTCCGAGGATGATTAATACACCTTGGTATGAAGAACCAATCCCATTTCAGGAAGCCGCTGAAATTGGCACGAGAAAAGTCATTCAGGAACACTCAACTTTAGGGGTAGTCATTACAAGCGATGGAACGATCGGGGACATCCCGCGTTATGACTATGTGGATTCAGAAACAAGAGTGATTGAAGAGCTTAAAGAAGTCGGAAAGCCGTTCATCATGGTTGTAAACAGTGTGAGACCGTATCATCCGGAAACGGAAAAATTACGAGCTCAGCTTGCAGAGGAACATGATATTCCGGTACTATCTATGAGTATTGAGAGTATGACTGATCAAGATATTCAAAATGTCCTGAGAGAAGTATTGTTTGAATTCCCAGTACATGAAGTGAATGTGAACCTGCCAAGCTGGGTTATGGTTCTACACCAAGAGCATTGGCTGCGCCAAAGCTATGAGGAATCAGTAAGGGAAACCGTCAAGGATATCAAACGACTCAGAGATGTAGACCGAGTAGTTGGACACTTTACGGAGTTTGACTTTATAGATGATGCTAGACTGGTTGGTATTGAAATGGGGCATGGCATAGCCGAAATTGATCTCTACGCACCAGATACCCTTTATGACGAGGTACTAAAAGAAGTGGTTGGTGTAGAAATTCGTGGCAAAGACCATCTGCTTTCATTAATGCAGGATTTTGCACATGCCAAGTCAGAGTATGACCAAGTTTCAGATGCCTTACAGATGGTTAAGCAAACAGGTTATGGGATTGCGGCCCCTGCCTTATCAGATATGAGCTTAGATGAACCGGAAATCATTCGACAAGGTGCACGCTTTGGTGTCCGTTTAAAAGCTGTTGCCCCATCGATTCATATGATTAAGGTAGATGTAGAATCAGAATTTGCACCGATTATCGGTACAGAGAAGCAAAGCGAAGAGCTTGTGCGATATTTAATGCAGGATTTTGAAGAAAATCCTTTATCCATTTGGAATTCGGATATCTTTGGACGGTCTCTCAACTCAATTGTTCGCGAGGGAATCTCCGCCAAGCTATCACTGATGCCTGAAAATGCACGCTACAAACTCAAAGAAACACTAGAGAGAATTATAAATGAAGGATCGGGTGGCTTAATAGCGATCATTCTGTAG
- the mtrB gene encoding trp RNA-binding attenuation protein MtrB, which produces MSNEKEYIVIKAKENGVTVIGLTRGTDTRFHHSEKLDKGEVMVAQFTEHTSAIKVRGNAEIQTSHGSVVSGEEK; this is translated from the coding sequence ATGAGTAACGAAAAGGAATATATTGTAATTAAAGCAAAAGAAAATGGTGTGACCGTTATCGGTCTAACGAGAGGAACGGATACACGCTTTCATCATTCTGAGAAGCTTGATAAAGGCGAGGTAATGGTGGCGCAGTTCACGGAACATACTTCTGCTATAAAGGTACGGGGAAATGCAGAAATTCAAACGAGTCACGGCTCTGTTGTTTCAGGTGAAGAGAAATAG
- a CDS encoding heptaprenyl diphosphate synthase component 1 — protein sequence MVNPSHLHGEVSAIIEKFNQLTYHPYIEKYIPGVGIDEEKCRLFYAALSKKATKEDAFVVTLCALLVQAALDVHEQVSLHPIHSDDTRKNRQLHVLIGDYYSSLYYNLLAEADHVPLTRIFSYTLQEINEQKMDVYEASEVSYEEIAARLTFIQSGLYGKLLEEFELTQYKEVFESLFFYARYIDEWNNWTSGQGSLLMKTIASNDKTVDEQEAFTRKQDSLLTDLDLLMEKHVDLREHIERFLSDSIGPTPIGSTKRKVR from the coding sequence ATGGTGAATCCCAGCCATTTACATGGAGAGGTATCAGCAATTATAGAGAAATTTAATCAACTTACTTATCATCCATATATAGAAAAGTATATTCCTGGTGTTGGAATTGATGAGGAAAAATGTCGATTGTTTTACGCGGCGTTATCTAAAAAAGCAACGAAAGAAGATGCTTTTGTTGTTACTTTGTGTGCCTTGCTTGTTCAGGCTGCACTAGATGTACATGAACAGGTATCGCTTCATCCGATTCATTCAGATGATACACGTAAAAACCGACAACTGCATGTTTTAATTGGAGATTATTATAGTAGCCTCTATTACAACTTGCTTGCTGAAGCGGATCATGTCCCGTTAACGAGGATTTTCAGCTATACGCTTCAAGAAATTAATGAACAGAAAATGGATGTGTATGAGGCAAGTGAAGTCAGCTATGAAGAAATTGCCGCTCGTCTAACATTTATTCAATCAGGGTTATACGGAAAACTACTCGAAGAATTTGAGCTAACACAGTATAAAGAAGTCTTTGAATCACTGTTTTTTTACGCTCGATATATAGATGAGTGGAACAACTGGACAAGTGGTCAAGGCTCATTGTTAATGAAAACAATTGCATCAAATGACAAGACTGTTGATGAACAGGAAGCCTTTACTCGCAAACAGGATTCGCTTTTAACAGACCTAGATTTGCTCATGGAAAAGCATGTTGATCTTCGAGAACACATAGAGAGGTTTCTCTCAGATTCCATTGGGCCAACACCAATCGGTTCTACAAAAAGAAAGGTGAGATAG
- a CDS encoding demethylmenaquinone methyltransferase: protein MVQQSKEERVHQVFESISSQYDRMNSVISLQLHKVWRKDVMKMMNVQAGDSSLDVCCGTADWTIALGQAAGQDGRTEGLDFSQNMLKVGQVKLKEKQLEYIQLHHGNAMELPFEDNQFDYVTIGFGLRNVPDYLQVLKEMERVAKPGGMIVCLETSNPTLPVYKQVYQLYFRHLMPLAGRIFARSHKEYSWLQESTQTFPSKEELAKLFKEVGLSKVKYKSYSGGAAAVHCGIKTNH, encoded by the coding sequence ATGGTTCAACAATCGAAAGAAGAACGTGTCCATCAAGTATTTGAATCAATTTCATCACAGTATGACCGTATGAACTCGGTAATTAGTTTGCAACTTCATAAAGTATGGCGTAAGGACGTCATGAAGATGATGAATGTTCAGGCAGGAGATTCATCTCTAGATGTTTGCTGTGGTACGGCTGATTGGACAATTGCGCTTGGACAAGCTGCAGGTCAAGATGGCCGAACAGAGGGACTGGATTTCAGTCAAAATATGCTAAAAGTAGGGCAAGTAAAACTCAAGGAAAAGCAATTAGAGTACATACAGTTACATCATGGGAATGCGATGGAGCTTCCATTTGAAGATAACCAGTTTGATTATGTCACAATTGGTTTTGGTCTGCGTAACGTTCCTGATTATCTTCAAGTACTAAAGGAAATGGAACGCGTTGCTAAACCAGGGGGTATGATTGTTTGTTTAGAAACGTCTAATCCAACACTACCTGTATATAAACAGGTATATCAACTGTACTTTAGACATCTTATGCCGTTAGCTGGTAGAATCTTTGCTCGTAGCCACAAAGAATATTCTTGGTTACAAGAGTCGACTCAGACCTTCCCTTCAAAAGAAGAGCTTGCCAAACTTTTTAAAGAGGTTGGTTTGTCAAAAGTAAAATACAAAAGTTACTCAGGTGGAGCAGCAGCTGTACATTGTGGAATTAAAACGAATCACTAG
- a CDS encoding UbiX family flavin prenyltransferase gives MSFNHPYIVGITGASGGIYGIRLVQELLKLEKEVHLVLTEAAWQVFKAEMQLDTSDREKLLHSLFERNRHMLHIHDLHDYAAPIASGSFKTQGMIVMPCSMGSLSGMAIGASGNLIERAADVMLKEHRKLIIVPRETPLHQIQLENMLKLSKAGAIILPAMPGFYHSPKSLDDLIDFVVGKALDMLDVEHELFKRWGSKS, from the coding sequence ATGAGTTTTAATCATCCGTACATCGTCGGTATAACTGGTGCAAGCGGAGGGATTTATGGGATACGCCTAGTACAGGAGCTTTTAAAGCTTGAAAAAGAAGTGCACCTTGTGCTAACTGAGGCGGCATGGCAAGTTTTTAAAGCTGAGATGCAGCTTGATACATCAGATCGAGAAAAATTGCTTCATTCCTTATTTGAAAGAAACAGGCATATGCTTCACATTCATGATCTTCATGATTATGCAGCTCCTATTGCTAGTGGTTCCTTTAAAACGCAAGGAATGATTGTAATGCCATGTTCAATGGGTTCTCTCTCCGGTATGGCAATAGGCGCCTCGGGTAACCTGATTGAGAGAGCGGCAGATGTTATGTTAAAAGAACATCGAAAGTTAATTATTGTTCCAAGGGAAACGCCGCTTCATCAGATCCAACTAGAGAATATGCTGAAGCTTTCAAAAGCGGGGGCAATTATTCTACCTGCTATGCCTGGATTTTATCATTCACCGAAGTCTCTTGATGATTTAATTGATTTTGTTGTTGGCAAAGCCCTTGATATGTTGGATGTTGAGCATGAGTTGTTTAAAAGATGGGGGTCAAAATCATGA